Proteins from one Coffea arabica cultivar ET-39 chromosome 8c, Coffea Arabica ET-39 HiFi, whole genome shotgun sequence genomic window:
- the LOC113706426 gene encoding protein phosphatase EYA-like, protein MGSAGTSGDQKINVYIWDMDETLILLKSLINGTYAEAFNGVKNVQNGVEMGKMWENHILQICDDYFFYEQIENCNQPYLDVMREYDDGLNLSGYDFHHDGFGPPFDDVNKRKLAYRHRVIAQKYKKGLHNIIDQDMVKSWEILYDSTDRYTDRWLSSARGCLEHCAAGNTDLIPPIDSTHRSNCARTGCDHVNVLVTSGSLIPSLAKCLLFRLDGLIACENVYSSWEVGKLQCFSWIRDRFSRPNVQFCVVGDGWEECEAAEAMRWPFVKVDPWSTSYHRFPGLTLKDLDLYRSVVYGNPEGENEE, encoded by the exons ATGGGTTCTGCTGGGACCAGCGGAGATCAGAAAATCAATGTGTATATATGGGACATGGATGAGACTCTAATATTGCTCAAGTCTTTGATAAATGGAACATATGCTGAAGCATTCAATGGTGTAAAGAATGTACAAAATGGTGTAGAAATGGGGAAGATGTGGGAGAATCATATTCTTCAAATATGTGATGATTATTTCTTCTATGAACAA ATTGAAAACTGCAATCAACCATATTTGGATGTCATGCGTGAATATGATGATGGTCTAAACCTCTCTGGTTATGATTTCCATCATGATGGTTTTGGGCCCCCATTTGATGATgtcaataaaagaaaattagcatACCGCCACCGGGTTATAGCTCAGAAGTACAAAAAG GGGTTACACAACATCATTGACCAAGACATGGTGAAATCCTGGGAGATTCTCTATGATTCAACTGACAGATATACAGATAGATGGTTGTCTTCAG CTCGGGGGTGCTTGGAGCACTGTGCTGCTGGGAACACAGACCTCATACCCCCTATAGACTCAACTCATAGATCTAATTGTGCAAGGACTGGATGTGATCATGTAAATGTCTTAGTGACTTCTGGATCACTGATTCCTAGCCTTGCCAAATGCTTACTCTTTCGACTGGATGGTCTGATTGCTTGTGAGAATG TGTATAGCTCATGGGAAGTGGGGAAGCTCCAGTGCTTTTCATGGATAAGAGACCGATTTAGCAGGCCAAATGTCCAGTTTTGCGTTGTTGGCGACGGTTGGGAGGAATGTGAAGCTGCAGAAGCAATGAGATGGCCATTTGTTAAAGTTGATCCATGGTCAACCAGTTATCATAGGTTTCCAGGCCTGACATTGAAAGACTTGGACCTCTATCGGTCTGTTGTATATGGAAATCCTGAGGGAGAAAACGAAGAGTAA
- the LOC113706398 gene encoding uncharacterized protein: MQMLNIKLLFICSPYMAILSCIFHSSFLFFFLFCFEVAYLKSVNTSNLYAIEPIDYLQKPLIGSNPLSQIFQDFFLLTEKNIPTMALTPNKNEPSPTYVEAVEEIMKSYKSLPPRPSIEEVEAAISVVKTVSYEEQERLEEISKQVAPQDVPPELFSVLQEVRKSKVLFRSHEQRKEAVHLVELDKIFQTFDELIQRASELVSGKTSPEKELNLGGPDGEIGIEVVISDDESVHRNEEPKIEDSKGMSLNASSEPSSIPSAAKYEESKQLSLMRVAAIIESSAKAEAEFLDLQGKLMDKIEWLPLSLGKLSHIIELNIADNNLMVLPSTIGSLKSLRKLDVHSNQLFNLPDSFGELLGLTDLDLHANRLRSLPASFKNLKDLINLDLSSNRFAHLPDAIGNLTSLKKLSVQLNELEELPYTIGSCLLLVELRLDFNQLKALPLSISKLQYLEILTLHYNRIKVLPTMGNLLHLKELDVSFNELESIPESLCHAVSLKKLNVGKNFSDLRALPKSIGNLELLEELDISDNQIFVLPDSFRFLANLKVFHADQTPLELPPTEIAKLGAEAVVNFMAEFVTTRDMRPQRPVKQRGFCLQFFVNCFQVETA, from the exons aagtTGCATATTTAAAATCTGTAAACACAAGCAATCTGTATGCAATCGAGCCCATTGACTATCTTCAGAAACCACTTATTGGTTCTAATCCCCTCTCTCAAAtattccaagatttcttcctgCTGACCGAAAAAAACATTCCAACCATGGCTCTGACACCCAACAAAAATGAACCATCACCTACCTATGTAGAAGCCGTTGAAGAAATCATGAAATCCTACAAATCACTCCCGCCTAGACCCTCTATTGAAGAGGTTGAAGCAGCCATATCTGTTGTCAAAACAGTTAGCTATGAAGAGCAAGAAAGACTTGAAGAGATTTCCAAGCAAGTTGCTCCACAAGATGTTCCACCAGAACTCTTTTCTGTGCTACAAGAAGTGAGGAAATCCAAGGTTTTGTTCAGAAGCCATGAACAGAGGAAAGAGGCAGTTCACTTAGTTGAACTCGACAAGATTTTTCAGACATTTGATGAGCTTATTCAGAGGGCTTCTGAGTTAGTTTCTGGGAAGACCTCTCCGGAAAAAGAGCTCAATCTTGGTGGCCCAGATGGTGAAATTGGGATAGAAGTGGTGATCAGCGATGATGAGAGTGTCCATAGGAATGAAGAGCCAAAGATTGAGGATTCAAAAGGAATGTCCTTGAATGCTTCTTCTGAgccttcttcaattccttcag CCGCAAAGTATGAAGAGTCTAAGCAACTAAGTCTAATGAGAGTGGCTGCCATAATTGAAAGTTCTGCTAAAGCTGAAGCAGAGTTCCTTGATCTTCAGGGTAAATTGATGGACAAGATTGAGTGGCTTCCATTGTCACTTGGAAAATTATCGCATATCATTGAGCTAAATATAGCAGACAATAATCTCATGGTTCTTCCCTCTACTATTGGTAGCCTCAAGTCATTGAGAAAGCTTGATGTCCATTCCAACCAACTATTTAACCTTCCTGATTCATTTGGTGAACTGCTTGGCCTTACTGATCTGGACCTGCATGCAAACAGGTTGAGGTCACTGCCAGCTTCATTTAAAAACTTAAAGGACCTGATCAATCTTGATTTAAGTTCAAATCGGTTCGCTCATTTGCCAGATGCAATTGGGAATCTGACTTCTTTGAAGAAGCTTAGTGTGCAATTAAACGAGCTTGAAGAGCTTCCTTATACAATTGGATCATGTCTGCTGCTTGTAGAGCTAAGATTAGATTTCAATCAGCTCAAAGCTCTTCCTCTTTCAATCAGTAAGCTCCAGTACTTGGAGATTCTTACTTTGCACTATAATAGAATCAAAGTACTGCCTACCATGGGGAATCTTTTACATCTGAAAGAACTTGATGTCAGCTTCAATGAACTTGAGAGTATACCTGAAAGCCTATGTCACGCAGTTAGCCTGAAAAAATTGAATGTTGGGAAGAATTTTTCAGACCTGCGAGCTTTGCCAAAATCAATTGGAAATCTTGAACTGCTTGAAGAGCTGGATATCAGTGACAATCAAATATTTGTGTTGCCCGATTCTTTCAGATTCCTCGCAAATTTAAAAGTTTTCCACGCTGACCAGACACCTCTAGAATTGCCACCAACGGAAATAGCAAAGCTTGGCGCCGAG GCCGTTGTCAATTTCATGGCTGAATTTGTTACTACAAGGGATATGAGACCTCAAAGGCCAGTGAAGCAGAGAGGATTTTGTCTCCAGTTCTTTGTCAATTGCTTTCAGGTCGAGACAGCGTGA